A genomic segment from uncultured Marinifilum sp. encodes:
- a CDS encoding TetR/AcrR family transcriptional regulator yields the protein MAIREKSKEKRNALLNATLSLVNNNGFHAAPMSKIAKMAKVSPATIYIYFENKQDLINELYLEKKKAYTHHAFKGYSESIPVKKAFELIWYNIANYKLKELEESWFLSQCDNTSMIDEEVRQEGLKHLQPLLDLWERGQKEGIIKDVSPYILYAYAINSLSFLMNMQKRKLYQINKQNLDQAFQAAWDSIRI from the coding sequence ATGGCAATAAGAGAGAAAAGTAAGGAGAAAAGGAATGCTTTGTTAAATGCAACCTTGAGTCTGGTAAATAACAATGGTTTTCATGCTGCTCCCATGTCTAAAATTGCAAAAATGGCCAAGGTATCACCAGCAACTATATATATCTATTTTGAGAATAAACAAGATCTTATTAATGAGTTATATCTTGAAAAAAAGAAAGCTTATACCCATCATGCTTTTAAAGGATATTCGGAGAGTATACCAGTTAAGAAAGCTTTCGAATTAATATGGTATAATATTGCCAATTACAAATTAAAAGAGTTAGAAGAGTCGTGGTTTCTATCGCAATGTGATAATACAAGCATGATTGATGAAGAGGTTAGGCAGGAAGGATTAAAACATTTACAGCCATTGCTGGATTTATGGGAACGCGGACAAAAAGAAGGAATTATTAAAGATGTATCTCCTTATATTCTTTATGCTTATGCAATTAATTCCTTGTCGTTCTTAATGAATATGCAAAAACGCAAACTGTATCAAATAAATAAACAAAATCTTGATCAGGCATTTCAGGCAGCCTGGGATAGCATTAGAATATAA
- a CDS encoding DEAD/DEAH box helicase translates to MTFDKLEIVQPILRAIEEKGYTNPTPIQAESIPVLLQKRDLLGCAQTGTGKTAAFAIPILQHLYEEQSAKGKRKIKALVVTPTRELALQIKDNFSEYGKYTGLENTVVFGGVKQGAQTQALAKGVDVLVATPGRLLDLINQGYISLRDIKYFVLDEADQMLDMGFIYDIRRIIDQLPKRRQSLFFSATMPPKIVSLSKQILGNPEKVTIKPQQTTAERVEQSIYFTSKRLKPKLLTHLLKERDLDSTLVFSRTKHGADKVTRILKKAGISTEAIHGNKSQNARQKALNNFKEGTTKVLVATDIAARGIDVAGLALVVNYDLPNIQESYVHRIGRTGRANASGIAISFCSQDELPYLKDIQKLIKQTIPVVKDHPFSVDEIAELPKEEVKKTDRRRPQSRSSKSNGSAKKDWRRRKSGSSNGRKKRA, encoded by the coding sequence ATGACATTTGACAAATTAGAAATAGTTCAACCTATTTTAAGAGCGATAGAGGAGAAAGGTTATACAAATCCAACACCTATTCAGGCAGAATCAATTCCTGTTTTATTACAAAAAAGAGATCTTCTGGGTTGTGCCCAAACAGGTACCGGGAAAACTGCAGCTTTTGCAATTCCAATTCTTCAGCATTTGTATGAGGAGCAATCAGCTAAAGGAAAGCGAAAAATAAAAGCTTTGGTAGTAACTCCTACGCGGGAACTGGCTTTACAAATAAAAGATAATTTTAGTGAGTACGGAAAATATACAGGGCTAGAGAATACTGTGGTTTTTGGTGGCGTTAAGCAGGGAGCACAAACACAAGCATTGGCTAAAGGTGTAGATGTATTGGTTGCTACCCCTGGACGATTACTCGATTTAATTAATCAGGGCTATATCTCCTTAAGGGATATCAAATACTTTGTGTTGGATGAGGCAGACCAAATGCTGGATATGGGCTTTATTTACGATATCCGAAGAATTATCGATCAGCTTCCGAAACGCAGACAATCACTTTTCTTTTCGGCTACTATGCCTCCGAAAATTGTAAGTCTGTCGAAGCAGATATTGGGAAATCCCGAAAAGGTAACTATTAAACCACAGCAAACAACGGCCGAAAGAGTAGAGCAATCAATCTACTTTACCAGCAAAAGGTTGAAGCCCAAATTATTGACGCACCTTCTGAAAGAAAGAGACTTAGATTCTACTTTGGTGTTCTCGAGAACCAAGCACGGAGCCGATAAGGTAACTAGAATACTTAAGAAAGCAGGAATCAGCACCGAGGCAATTCATGGAAACAAATCGCAGAATGCCCGACAGAAAGCTTTAAATAATTTTAAAGAAGGAACTACAAAGGTTTTGGTTGCCACCGATATTGCTGCTCGTGGAATTGATGTGGCAGGATTGGCTTTGGTGGTGAATTACGATTTGCCAAATATTCAGGAATCATACGTTCACCGTATTGGTAGAACAGGGCGTGCCAATGCAAGTGGTATTGCCATTTCGTTTTGCAGTCAGGATGAATTGCCTTACCTAAAAGATATTCAGAAGCTAATTAAGCAGACTATTCCTGTTGTGAAAGATCATCCTTTTTCGGTTGATGAGATTGCAGAATTACCAAAAGAGGAAGTGAAGAAAACAGACCGAAGAAGACCTCAATCTCGTTCTTCTAAATCAAACGGTTCTGCTAAGAAGGATTGGCGCAGACGGAAATCTGGTTCTTCTAATGGAAGAAAGAAAAGAGCATAA
- a CDS encoding NADP-dependent oxidoreductase, with protein sequence MKTIQLNRRPVGVPKLSDFKLVNEEQKKISDGEMLLKASYLSVDPYLRGRMMEGESYIEAFELNKVLSSGMIAEVVESKLKGFSKGDFVSGMLEWKEYQVSKGHELLKVDGSRAPLSYYLGILGMTGLTAYLGLTEIGKPKTGETVVVSGAAGAVGSVVGQIAKLLGCRIIGIAGSDEKVEVLKSEYGFDAGINYKTTENISNAIAEVCPDGVDVYFDNVGGEISDAVMMNVNQFARIVVCGAISMYNATSLPMGPRLDSILIKKSVLKQGFIVFNYAAKYGDAMSQIAKWLQEGKLKSKETVVEGFENTPQAFIDLFQGKNNGKMIVKV encoded by the coding sequence ATGAAAACAATTCAATTAAATAGAAGACCAGTGGGAGTGCCAAAATTATCAGATTTTAAATTGGTAAATGAGGAGCAAAAAAAAATATCAGATGGAGAAATGCTTTTGAAAGCTTCTTATCTTTCTGTAGATCCCTATTTAAGAGGGAGAATGATGGAAGGTGAATCTTACATCGAAGCATTCGAACTGAATAAAGTATTGAGCTCGGGGATGATAGCTGAGGTTGTTGAATCGAAATTGAAAGGTTTTAGCAAAGGCGATTTCGTTTCAGGAATGTTAGAATGGAAAGAGTATCAGGTTTCTAAAGGCCATGAATTATTAAAAGTGGATGGCAGCAGAGCTCCTTTATCTTACTATTTAGGGATTTTAGGGATGACTGGTTTAACAGCATATTTGGGCTTAACAGAAATTGGAAAACCAAAGACTGGCGAAACTGTTGTTGTATCTGGAGCAGCAGGGGCAGTAGGAAGTGTAGTTGGGCAAATTGCAAAACTATTGGGATGCCGGATAATTGGTATTGCAGGAAGCGATGAAAAAGTAGAGGTGCTAAAATCGGAATATGGATTCGATGCAGGAATTAACTACAAAACAACCGAAAATATAAGCAATGCAATAGCCGAAGTTTGTCCGGATGGTGTTGATGTATATTTCGATAATGTTGGTGGTGAAATTTCCGATGCTGTAATGATGAATGTGAATCAATTTGCAAGAATTGTTGTTTGCGGTGCTATTTCCATGTACAATGCTACAAGTTTGCCAATGGGACCTCGTTTAGATTCAATTCTGATTAAAAAATCAGTATTAAAACAAGGCTTTATTGTTTTTAATTATGCAGCAAAATACGGAGATGCCATGTCGCAAATTGCAAAGTGGTTGCAGGAAGGAAAATTAAAATCGAAAGAAACAGTTGTGGAGGGATTTGAAAATACACCACAAGCATTTATCGATTTATTCCAGGGAAAAAACAATGGGAAAATGATAGTAAAAGTTTAA
- a CDS encoding type 1 glutamine amidotransferase domain-containing protein: protein MSLTTGALKILFVLTSHSQMGDTGHKTGFWVEEFANPYYTLIDRGVEVTIATPKGGAAPVDPTSNLPQNATEDTERFNKDKSVQEKIANTIALADINFEEYDAVFYPGGHGPLWDLADDATSVKLIQDFNSQNKPIAFVCHAPAALKNVKNAKGEFLVKGKKVTGFSNEEEEAVQLTKVVPFLVEDMLKENGGIYSCGENWAAYALQDGNLITGQNPASSALVAKMLLNMLTKK from the coding sequence ATGTCACTAACTACAGGAGCTTTAAAAATATTATTTGTACTAACCTCTCATTCTCAAATGGGAGATACAGGACACAAAACAGGATTTTGGGTAGAAGAATTTGCCAATCCATATTACACATTAATTGATCGAGGAGTAGAAGTTACAATAGCAACACCAAAGGGAGGTGCAGCACCAGTCGATCCTACTTCAAATTTGCCGCAGAATGCTACTGAGGATACCGAGCGTTTTAACAAAGATAAATCTGTTCAGGAAAAAATTGCAAATACGATAGCTTTGGCAGATATTAATTTTGAAGAATACGATGCAGTATTCTATCCTGGTGGACATGGACCGCTATGGGATTTGGCTGATGATGCTACTTCAGTAAAATTAATTCAAGATTTTAATTCGCAAAATAAACCAATTGCTTTTGTTTGCCATGCGCCGGCAGCACTAAAAAATGTGAAAAATGCTAAGGGAGAATTTCTTGTAAAAGGGAAAAAAGTAACCGGTTTTAGTAATGAAGAAGAAGAGGCTGTTCAGCTTACAAAAGTAGTACCTTTCTTGGTTGAAGATATGTTGAAAGAAAATGGTGGAATATACAGTTGTGGAGAGAACTGGGCTGCTTATGCTTTACAGGATGGAAATTTAATTACCGGACAGAATCCTGCATCATCTGCATTGGTAGCAAAAATGCTTCTAAATATGCTTACTAAAAAATAG
- a CDS encoding NAD(P)H-binding protein, giving the protein MGKTAIVLGASGLTGKLLLNQLLKDEAYTKVKIFARRSLNLLNPKVQEYVGDLLSLEKFEKDFIADEVFCCIGTTAKKTKDKGTYKKIDFGIPVAAAKLCKINKIDTFIVVSALGANAKSKIFYNRIKGEMEQLVLRQKIMHVYVMRPSLIKGKRTEKRLAEKLGSIIMGILKPFLIGKWKKYRAIKAETIANAIFVLAQVKPDYTIVESDKIEEIGV; this is encoded by the coding sequence ATGGGAAAAACAGCAATTGTACTTGGAGCGAGTGGCTTAACAGGAAAATTACTATTAAATCAACTTTTAAAAGATGAAGCTTATACAAAAGTGAAAATTTTTGCTCGTAGAAGTTTGAATTTGCTTAATCCTAAGGTACAAGAGTACGTAGGTGATTTGTTAAGTTTAGAAAAATTTGAAAAGGATTTTATAGCTGACGAGGTTTTTTGCTGCATTGGAACTACAGCAAAAAAAACAAAGGATAAAGGAACATATAAGAAAATTGATTTTGGAATTCCTGTTGCAGCTGCTAAGCTATGTAAAATCAATAAAATAGATACTTTTATTGTGGTGTCGGCTTTGGGGGCAAATGCAAAAAGTAAAATATTTTACAACAGAATAAAAGGGGAAATGGAGCAGCTTGTGTTAAGACAAAAAATAATGCATGTGTATGTGATGAGACCTTCTTTAATTAAAGGAAAGCGAACAGAAAAAAGATTGGCCGAAAAACTTGGATCTATTATCATGGGTATTTTAAAGCCTTTTTTAATTGGGAAATGGAAAAAATATAGGGCAATTAAAGCCGAAACCATAGCAAATGCAATATTTGTTCTGGCTCAGGTAAAACCAGATTATACAATTGTTGAATCAGATAAAATTGAAGAAATAGGAGTGTAA